Below is a genomic region from Bacteroidales bacterium.
ATTTGCTCAATAGCCAAATTTTTAATTTACCTTTAAAATTATTCACAAAATCAAATTAAAAGATTTTGCGGTGTTTGTTTCTTATTCTTATTCTCAATTTGCGACTTTGCCTGCATGATTTTTTAGCTGGTGTTAGCAACATGCCTTTATTTTATGTATTGACAAGCATCAATTAAGGCATCACTCAATGTATTACCCCATGTCCTTAATTGTTCAATATTAAAATCATCTTTGTATTTATCAACAATCTCTTTTACAAAACCTAGTGCAGGATGATTTGAATCAAGTTTTTTATAAAGTATTAAATATGCTTTTCTTCTGTTTGATTCAAAGTCCTCATGCAATGTTCTTAAATAATAATTTTTCCAAGAATCTATTCGTAATTCTTCAATAATATCTCTTATCTCCCCTGTTTTTTTAAGATGAATAAATTTTTTAGGTACTACTGGTTTTGTTATTTTCTCACCTTCTTTGTAATAATTAAAATATTCATTCTGATATGTTTTTAAAATATCTTCAATTTTATCACTTTCATTTCTTTCTCTTAATTCCATAATCAAATACAATGCTGTACTAGATATATTCCTGTCTGCCTTTGGAATTCCAAGTTTTGCAGATTGTGTATATTGCCCATCAAGAGTTTCCCAAGTTCTTTTGTAACTTTTATGATAATGAGTGCCATGTTTCCAACCTTCATTATAGTCAAAATAGTTAGCAACAATTGACCAAGAAGAATTTTTATTAAATTCAATGTCTTGTATAACTATATAGCCACGTGGAAGTCGACCAATTATAACATCGTGTGAAAAAGAAATTACTTCTTTTAAATCAGTATTTGATTCTACTTTTGAGATAACGGAGGATTCATTATTTATTAGAGATTTAATCCCATTAATTATATTTAAATAACCATCATCAATATTATCCCATTTTGAAAGAGGTTTCGCATCTTTGGGAAGACCTTGAATTTTACCAAAAGGTAAATCTTTCCAATCGCAAGGTCTTACAACAACAGGTATAACAATTGCATCACCTTGTTCATGTCTTTCCATTGCTTTTTTTATTTCAACATCATAACAATAATTTGATGCTATGAAGTCTGAACTTATCAATAAAATAATTATATCTGCATCAATTAATTCTTGTTTTACTATTCCATCCCATTCTTGACCAGGGTTTATCATTCTATCATGCCATTCCTTTATTAATCCAAGTCTTTTTAAGGATGCTAAATGTA
It encodes:
- a CDS encoding toll/interleukin-1 receptor domain-containing protein — encoded protein: MKQYKIFISYTHKDEKFKEQLIVHLASLKRLGLIKEWHDRMINPGQEWDGIVKQELIDADIIILLISSDFIASNYCYDVEIKKAMERHEQGDAIVIPVVVRPCDWKDLPFGKIQGLPKDAKPLSKWDNIDDGYLNIINGIKSLINNESSVISKVESNTDLKEVISFSHDVIIGRLPRGYIVIQDIEFNKNSSWSIVANYFDYNEGWKHGTHYHKSYKRTWETLDGQYTQSAKLGIPKADRNISSTALYLIMELRERNESDKIEDILKTYQNEYFNYYKEGEKITKPVVPKKFIHLKKTGEIRDIIEELRIDSWKNYYLRTLHEDFESNRRKAYLILYKKLDSNHPALGFVKEIVDKYKDDFNIEQLRTWGNTLSDALIDACQYIK